In Setaria viridis chromosome 5, Setaria_viridis_v4.0, whole genome shotgun sequence, the genomic stretch cttttttttgttgctttACCCCTTATCGCCGATGCATCTGTGGTCCAAAGTCCAAAGAAGTGCGATTTGCCTTCCTGTGTTACTGGTTTTTTCTGTCGGCACGCTGTACTTTTCACCGATTATTAAGCTGATCTGTTGGGTATCAGATTGGATCCATGCAGTTGAAGCATTACCAGACCCGTTTGCAAGGCTGACCACGCCCAAATCTACAGTACATCATTTAGCTTAAGCGCTGATGTGCCGAATCCTCCTCAGTTAACCCCGCCCAAATCGCGAACACCCTCACCTGTTCTCGCGTCGGCACGTAGGCTCCTACCGAGTCTTACTCCGCGCTCCAACGAAAAGGCCAAACCAGACTCCCAACTTCTCCTCAAGTCGGGGGTGACCCCGCCGCCCCTGTCTCAGTTCATCCAGCGGTTCGCGCGCAGTGCCCACGGCGCGCCGCACTGGCACTAGCGCGCAACGTGCTCGACGGAATGCCGCACCGGGACGTCGTCTCGGCCACCGCGGCCATCGGCGCGCTCACCCGCCGCGGCCGGCACCGCGACGCCCTCGCCATGTTCTCCCgggtgctcgccggcggcgtcgcgccCAACGAGTTCACCTTCGGCACCGTCCTCCGGTCGGCCACCGCGCTGCGCGCCCCGCGCGTCGGCGCGCAGCTCCACGCCTGCGCCGCCAAGCTCGGCCTCTGCTCCAACGTCTTCGTCGGAAGCGCCCTCCTCGACCACTACGCCAAGATGGGCGCCATGAAGGAGGCCCAGGGCGCGCTGGAGGATACCAGTGAGCCGAACGTGGTCTCCTACACCGCCCTCATTGCCGGTTTGCTGAAGAACGGGATGTTCGATGAAGCAGACCGCTTGTTCCGGCGCATGCCAGAGAGGAACGTGATCTCTTGGAACGCGATGATCGGCGGGTGTAGCCAAGCCGGGCTTAGCGAGGAGGCTGTTAATCTGTTCCTGGAGATGTGTCGAGAAGGCGTAACGCCGAACCAAAGCACCTTCCCCTGCCTGCTCACTTCTGTTGCCAATGCAGGGGCACTCGGCGTTGGTAGAAGCGTCCACGCATCGGCCATCAAGTTCTTGGGCAATCTTGACGTCTATGTGGGCAATTCTCTTGTGAGCTTCTATGCCAGGTGCGGTAGCCTGGAGAACAGTGTCCTAGCGTTCAAAAAGATCAGGCAAAAGAATGTGGTATCATGGAATGCGCTGATCTGTGGGTATGCGCAGaatgggaggggagaggaggcttTGGATGCTTACAAGGCGATGAGAGCGACGGGGCTGAAGCCGGATAATGTCACTCTTCTCGGTTTGCTGTTTGGTTGCAACCATGCTGGTCTGGTTGACGAAGGCTATGCATTGTTTAAGACTGCTGAAATGGAGCAACCTGGTATACTGAAACCTGAGCATTATGCCTGTGTAGTTGATCTACTATCTCGGGCCAAGCGGTTCGACGATGCCAAGAGGTTTCTTGAGGAGCTGCCCTTTGAACCTGGCATTGGTTTCTGGAAGGCACTGATAGGAGGTTGTCAGATTCACTGGAACAGGGAGCTAGCTGAGAGCGTTGCTAAGCGCATTCATGAATTGGATCCAAAGGACACATCTTCCTACATTCTCCTGTCAAATGTTTATTCTGCAGCAGGAAGCTGGCAAAGTGTGTCCAATATCAGGAGGGAGATTAAGGAGAAGGGGCTGAAGAGGATTACCGGCTGTAGTTGGATTGAGGTCCAGGACAAAGTCCATGTCTTCTTCAATGGAGACTGTAGGCATCAACAGAGTGATGAAATTTACTCGGTGCTTGAAGCGTGTCTGTATACCGGGAAAGATGATGAACATGAACTCTCAACTGTGTGATGATGACAAATCATCCAAAAGAGTGAGACTATTGGAAAAGATGTTTGCTTGTCACTGTCTTCTATCGTTTTGAGGACCACAGGAGACTGCAGCGCTGCACCATGGAGAGCGAGTAATCAGGTTTCAGCCTTTCATGTATCAGATGATCCGATGCCTTGCGGTAGCTGCAAGAAATGTCCCTTGTATCGCAACAGCAAAGGAATACTGCAGTGTTCTTGGACTGAAGATGACTAGATGAGCAGCTGGATCATGCTCAGGTTAGAGGATGGTACCATAAATCAGCATGTCAAAGGAAACCTGCTAAGTTTTTAGACAAGATGAGCAGCTGGACCATGTTCACATCAGAGGATGGCGGTACGGACATGGCACCACAAATCAGTATAGAAATTTTACATAGCAATGCTGGCTGGTATGTTCCTTGTTCAGGGTTAACCCTGTTTTCATTTAAAAGAACTCATTTAATCAATTGGCATTCTTAAATAAATAATGTTGAACCTTTCAACTGTAATGTTGATGGATTAAATGAGTCCCTTGACAAATTGTAATTCAATTGTCAACCACATAAGCTTCTAGAGATGCATCATATGTATCATCCAAAAGAAGCTTCTCtacaggtgctaaaaataagcaagaggtACCAATAATTAGTATCGGGTGCTAAAAATAGGCAAGAGGTACCAAACCAGTCCTAAATGTTTCGGATAAGCAACTGCAAAATCAAAAGTTGACGCAAAAAACGTGACTGTCGACAGTTTAATACACTACCCAAAATATAATGCCATACACGCCTTGGTCATCGTCACAACATTCTACAAGCAAACATGCCCTGGGGAAACTCAGTTTTGATGTGAAAATTTGATGTGAAAATCTGAACTCCAAATTCAAACAACTCTCCATCAAAACTAGAAAATGACAACATCAAGAATTTAAGAAAATTATATTTGGATAATAGCGTTGTATTCGGAACATCCACAAGGGTCATTGATTCCTTCAGCACAGGTAAACAATTCTACATTGTTCCACTAGCAACCTAACACTGCGCTAAACAAGTAAAACATCGGAGGAAAAGAAACAAAGACCGCAACAACGTGCGGCAATCTAAGAGGAGGTGAACTTGGTGACAGCCTTGGTGCCCTCAGAGACGGCGTGCTTGGCGAGCTCGCCGGGGAGGACGAGGCGCACCGAGGTCTGGATCTCCCGGGAGGTGATGGTGGGCTTCTTGTTGTAGCGCGCGAGGCGGGCGGCCTCCTGGGCGAGCTTCTCGAAGATGTCGTTGATGAACGAGTTCATGATGGACATGGCCTTGGAGGAGATACCAATGTCCGGGTGCACCTGCTTGAGCACCTTGAAGATGTAGATCTTGTAGGTCTCGACGCtcttcttggccttcttcttccccttcttctcgcCGCCCTCCTTGCCGGAGCCAGGCACGCGCTTCTCGGCCTTGGGCTTCTTGTCGGCCTTCTCCTCCGCCGGCTTCTTCTCAGCGGGCTTCTTCTCGGCCTTGGGCGCCATCACGGAATCGAGCGGGTGGAGCCGACGGCGGAGCTCGGGAAGCGGCGGATTGGGAATTtggtggtgggggcggcggTTGCTCTTGGCTTTTGGTGGTGGGTTTCCGGGGGGGCGGGGTGGGTTTATATAGGCAGGTGGGGCGGGCTATGATTggtggagggggtggcggcgcggatCGATGATATGGCGGTCTGTGGAGCGTCGGATCGTTGGACGGCTGGGATTTTGAGGCGCGGGGGAGGGGTTTGGCGTGGGGACGCGTATCGCCGCGGATTCGGGAAAATACGAGCGGGAAACCGTCAGCCATGTGTGAAATCGTAAGTTTTGGCCTTTTGGGGCGCgggttgttttcttttttatgtGGAGATTTTTGCGCGCGGGCCAGCGGCCAGGTTTTGGGGCGGCAAGAGTAGGCTGGGCCTCTGTCGGCCACAGGCGGGCTTCACTGCCAGAGTGCCGAAGATTTACTGGCCTAGCTTTAAAATTCAAAGATTAACTGCACTCGCAActtccccctcaaaaaaaaaaaactgtactCGCAACTTGATATTGCCACGCTCTTAATTGTGGAAATGGGGCGGCGATTATCTTGAGAaagatataatttttttaagaagtacctgttgatgttgatgttgtaACTGTTGTAATAGAGATTTGTTTGTAACCCATACAGTGAAATCATATCGGGGATTAAGATCATCACGGCTCAGATTGGTGCTCTACCACTAGGATCAAGTCCTTAAAGTCTTGGATTGAAACCTTGCCACCGGGGAGGCGGGGAGAAAGCTCCATTATGCGGAAGCCACGTCCATGCATTTGTTTCGCTGCAAGCTAGCTTTtaaataagttttttttaatttagcCCATTTTTATTAAGTATCATCTTATATCAATTTTAGAGGCAATCTCACTACCGAGCTGACAAACCAACTGACAAGCCAAACCCTATCGAACTGTGTCCACTTGGCAACATCCTGAATTAACTATTTATCTTAATGTAAACAGATCGAAATGCACAAATCTTGAAGCTTCTACCACAATTCAAGGTTTTTTTGGCCAACCCTTTGCAGGATGAGCCACTTGACAGCATGGTCAATGATTCTTGTTGTCTCTTTTTGCTAAGCCACGTTACTAGAAGGCCTTCGGCAACACTGGCTAGTGATGGGTTCTAGTAAAATCAAATAATAGGTAGTATTATAGTTTCAACCATTTTGAAGACCAGGTCTTTTAGAGATAGAAGTCGTTTTCACTTTTTTTAGCGAGATTGATTTTATCCATTTGGTGTCAATAATAGGCGCCCATTCGAGGTGTAAAGAAATTGATCTTGTTTTATTATTAATGATGCGAAGCTATTTCTTAAAGGCTTCATCGGGTGATAACCTGCATTACATATTGGAGCCTAAGATCTTTCTACTTTGACCGACACGCCACAAGAACACTTTGAACAAATGAATTCTTGAAAAACCTACAAAGTGAATAGATAAAGCTACCTATAAAGTGAACATATAGATCTTCTTATATTTCGAGCACCAGGGGTGCTGCTGCAAACCCTCGCCCTCACCTACCTGTAAACTACATCCACATATATATCCATCGGTTGTAGCACCCACACATACGGGTAAGATTGGCATGCTGAGCATCTATCAATCTAGTAAATCCGATAGTTGCTTTAGTGATGTATCCCACTGGGGTGCTTTTGGCTATGGGTTATGTTTCATGGTGTCATTGTATGTGTTAACTTGATGGCAACATTCTAATAATTCGACTCTTTCTTCTGGTTATCGATGTTATATCTAGCACTTACGAGGGATTTATGAGGATTATGATCGTGTCAACTGATGGTAACATGGGAGAAGAATGGACGACCTTTATCAGGCCAGAGGTGCGGTATCATCAATATTTCTCAaacatttatatgcatgtgtactCCTCAATACGCATGACTATTATGGTGTTAAAAATCACTATGCGATTGTGATTCATCCGTGtattacttttctctttttgtcCACTCTTAACGATGAGGGGAGCAATGCATAGTAGTGATGTAATACTTTTATCAAATTTGATCGTATTGTTTGGCACGATTTTTTAACCCGATCATGTTTTTCGTAACATAAATAGACGCCCAATGACGTCTTTGCTTAAAAAACAACCGCTATGATTCACTCCAtgtcctttttaaaaaaaatgattcgCTCCATGAAACTTTCCTTTTCTTAGAGCACTGAGTCAAACCATAGTGCCGACCGAGTGCCGCAAAAGAGCCGACGCCGCTTGCCTCGCTCCCCCGCACGGATGGTGGTTCCGGCACCCCAAACGGCGATGGGCGTCCAGGATCGATGATCATAGATCGCTCCGACGCCCAGTCGCTCACGGCTCACCCGGTGGATGGCGGCGCCCACCAGCAGCCTGCCTGCTAGCCGGTTCttctccctcccttctctcGGGTACGATTCTTTCGAACTTTCCATCCCTCCCTCTCCCATCACCTTGTCCAACTGCCCTCCGGTCTACTCACGTCCGAGTCCAACGACGGATCTCCCTCTACGATGATCTATTAGCTTTTGCTGCGATCTGATCTACTATAAGCTTTGTTAAATTGATCGATCTATCACGGGATCCCCTTCCGCAGATCCGACTTAGATGCAGATCGCAGTCACGGTAATGTCAGAATAGGCTTCATCTTCAGCACTAATCTAGTGGCGTTAGTTACTCGCATGGCTGTCTCCTCCCGGTTGGAATTTGGGGCCTTTCATTTAACCTGATTCGGATTTGGGACTTGGAAATATAGAGGGATCAAATCTTGGGAGCCAGCCTTTTGAATGAAACGCCATGTTTAGTCGCACCGGGTGCGCCCCACTTTTTGTTTCGACGGGAACGGTGGCACATCCCATTTGCACTTCACACCATAGATCTTACTACTGCTTGGTGATTTGGGATGATGAGTTGTCTGTTGGTGCTTGCCTTTGGTGGCTGCTGGCTGGGTAGTTCTCACTGGATAAAGTAGCAAAGTTTTACATCAGTTTGATATGGTTGCTGCAAGCATTGACTAAATGTAGCATATATGTTGCGTGCTATTAGATGTTTCCGGGTATTATCTTGCCTGTAATTCTATATTCTTTACACAACTAGATAGGTCTTTTGTCTGCAGGGCCACTCATTGGCGTCCATTCGTTTATAATGTATCCCTTGAATGCAGGAATGGGTGTCATGTTAGAGGAACTGTCAATTTGGAACAATTCATCTCCACATACTCTGTATGTATTGCAGGAAAAATTTGTAAGTTTTTTGTGTTGCAGAGCTCTGCTGTCATGTATTGCTCATCTACTCTGGTCCACATACCACAATTTTGAA encodes the following:
- the LOC117858112 gene encoding pentatricopeptide repeat-containing protein At5g42450, mitochondrial, translated to MPHRDVVSATAAIGALTRRGRHRDALAMFSRVLAGGVAPNEFTFGTVLRSATALRAPRVGAQLHACAAKLGLCSNVFVGSALLDHYAKMGAMKEAQGALEDTSEPNVVSYTALIAGLLKNGMFDEADRLFRRMPERNVISWNAMIGGCSQAGLSEEAVNLFLEMCREGVTPNQSTFPCLLTSVANAGALGVGRSVHASAIKFLGNLDVYVGNSLVSFYARCGSLENSVLAFKKIRQKNVVSWNALICGYAQNGRGEEALDAYKAMRATGLKPDNVTLLGLLFGCNHAGLVDEGYALFKTAEMEQPGILKPEHYACVVDLLSRAKRFDDAKRFLEELPFEPGIGFWKALIGGCQIHWNRELAESVAKRIHELDPKDTSSYILLSNVYSAAGSWQSVSNIRREIKEKGLKRITGCSWIEVQDKVHVFFNGDCRHQQSDEIYSVLEACLYTGKDDEHELSTV
- the LOC117858114 gene encoding histone H2B.11, whose protein sequence is MAPKAEKKPAEKKPAEEKADKKPKAEKRVPGSGKEGGEKKGKKKAKKSVETYKIYIFKVLKQVHPDIGISSKAMSIMNSFINDIFEKLAQEAARLARYNKKPTITSREIQTSVRLVLPGELAKHAVSEGTKAVTKFTSS